The following nucleotide sequence is from Ferruginibacter lapsinanis.
TGGGAGTTGTATTAAAAACTTCCGCCACAATAGCAACATCATTGCCGCCCCCGTTATTAGATTTTGCTCTTAAAGGCCCTGTTATATTACAGGAAGGCTGCTGAGCAACTGCTGTATTGATGAATAGAAACGTAAAAAAAAGCAACACCATGATCGCTTTGATGCTGCACAAAAATTTTCCTACATTACCTGATGGTAGAGGATCGCAAGGGTTGGTGATCGTTCTCATAAAAAGCGTTTTTGAGTTTTGTTTTTACAAAACAGTTGAAATAATAATGAACTGGTCCTACAACCAGGAATTGGAGAGCGCTTCAATGGGGGACGGAGGTATATAAAAACTAAAGATTTGCTTAAATCTTGAAATGGTTCTGCAACCGGCAATTGGAGGGAGCTTCAACGGGAATGGATAAAAAAATGGTAAGTATGAATGAATTATTCAGAGGATGTCAAACTATAGATGAGTCTTTCGAGAGGAGTAAATCGGATAGTTTGTTTTAAATCAGGAATCTAAAATAGTGAAATTATTTATAATTCAAAATTTTTTTTTATGACCTAAGTCATTTGATCATTAGCGACTGTAGCATGAACTTGCAACCGACCGATCAATTTATACATGATGAAATAGCAAAGCCCCACTCTTATATATTGAGAGAATAAACAGATCTATTTTTTCTTGGAAAACATATATTTTGCCCCGATTTGCACACCTAACGAATACAATTTTATACTCCCCTCACCTATGCCCGACAAGGGCATGGTCATATTAGGCTCAGCAAAAAATGAGAAGACTGAACTTGTTTTCTTCTCTAATCCAACTGATAAGGTAAATACAGAAAAAAGATTTTTATTCCCCGAAATTGATTGGTACACTTCATAACTAGATGAACCTCTTGTATAATAATAACTGTAATCTTCTCTTTTCATAATGAAAGAAGACAAACCCGTTGTAGCATAAAATATCCTTTTGGAATTTTGTACAATATTATACCTTACCGCCAATGGTATTTCAAAAACATAACAGTCTGCTTTTACTTTTTGAACATATGCATTGGCCCAATAAGTGCCAGGCTTAGCTTTATAATCACCGGGAAGAGCTATGTATTTTTTAGGCATAAAATTAAACCCTGTCTGAATACTAAATTTTTTATTGAGCTGATAGCCACCCCCGATACTATATTTAGGCAATATTGTCGGATCCGAAGATGTAAAAGAACTTACACCACATTGGTCCGGACCTATAGAAGCAAATAAATAAAATGAAGACCTTGCCTTTTTAGATTCAATCTTTGGTTTTGTAGCAGCCGTTTTCGCCAAAGCTGTATCTGCTGGTTTTTCTTTCTTTTTGGATTGTATGTTTAAAGCGGGAGAAATATCGTTTTGCACAGATGTAATAGATAGCGCATCATTTACCGAAATATTATTTTGATCAACATTGCCCTCATCATCTTTTTTATCTGTAGCGGCAGCTGTTACACTAACACTTAGATCATTAGCATTTTTTTGGGTGTCGGGATTTGCTGTAGGATTATCGTAATCATCCGGCACATTTTTATTTACTGTCATTTTATACTTACCAGCACTTACCAATCTGTTCGGAAACTTAGTAGTAGTAGTAGTAGTAGTAGTAGTAGTTATTTTATCTTGATCTTTTTTATTGGGTAAAATGTCCGGTATAATTTTATCAGCAACAACATTTTCTTTATCTGCTGATTTTTTATCTGTGTTATTTTGCAGATCATTTTGTTTTTTTTCATTCACTGAAAGAGAAGCCTGCGGCAATTCTACCGCTGCAGGAACTTGTGCAGTATATAAAAAATAGCCTCCGCCCAGCACTAAGAATGCACCGGCTAAAATAAACCACACAAAAGGTCTTCGTCTCCTGTTATCTTTATCAAGCAACTGCTCCATTCTCCCCCAGTTCTCTTCATCGAAAACCGGCTGATAATTTTCAGCAGCCTCTCTCATTTTATTTTCAATATGATCAACCGACTTTTCTTTCATAAAAATTCTGATCTTGTTTTTTAAGCAATTTTTGAATACTGATTCTTGCTTTAAATAAATTCGATTTTGATGTACCTACAGAAATATTCAATTGACGGGCAATCTCTTCATGTTTAAGTCCGTCTATAACATGCAGGTTAAAAACAGCTCGATAAATAGGGCTTAGTTTTTGAACCGTTTCAAGTAGCTCTTTGTAACTAAGTTTATTAATTGAATCCTCGTCTGAAGCAACATTCTCAGATTCATTCTCTGTTATTTCACTTACATACTTATCTGAACGATTCCTTCTAAAGTGATCGATGGAAGTATTAATGAAAATAGTTTTCATCCAGCCTCGTAAAGACTTTTCGAAATTTGCATGTACAGGAGTAAAATTATGTAGCTGACGAAAAATTTTAAGAAACCCATCATTCACCACTTCCATCGCATTTTCATTATTAGAGCAATAACGCATACAAATGGCCATTGAAAAGCCGTAGAACATTTTATAAAATTCCTTCTGGCAATCCTTTTTTGCTTCGATGCAACCTTGTACAATATCTGTAAGCGATCGGTCTGCTTGCAAGGTGTAGAGCTTTTTTAGCATTTATACTTATACTAAAATAATGTTTAAAATTATATTTCTTTAAAAACTAATATATTAAATAAATTCCCTCTGCATATTTTCAATTTAATAATGGATTTATGGATTTACTACAACACTTGCTGTCATTGAACTGTGAAAGGAACAATGATAATTATAAGTGCCGGCGGTATTAAATTTAAATGAAAAGGTTCCGTGTGTACCTAGCGTTCCTGAATTAAAACTTGTACCATCATCGGAAGTTACGGTATGGCTCATCGCATCATGATTTTCCCAGGTAACCGTAGTTCCTTTAGATATCGTTAATACAGAAGGACTAAAGGCTGATCCCGAAATAGACACATCCTCTGTAGGTCCCCCTCCCGTGGGAACAGTAGTGGTAGTTGAATCCTTTTTACAACCAAAATTTATAATAGTTACTGCGCTTAACAATAGTAAGATCGATATAAAATGAATCTTTTTCATAGAAAATAATTTATAGGTTTACTATTATAATCGTGATTATTTGAATAATGGTTGCCTTTTCTCAAAACATTTACAATAACTACCATCTTACCGGGCAACTTACTAAAGTAGCCCTTGGGGATACAAAAAATGGTAATCCATAAAGATTACCATTAAGCGATTTTGTCGGGTAGACAAGATTCGAACTTGCGACCCCACGCCCCCCAGACGTGTGCGCTACCGGGCTGCGCTACTACCCGAAAATATGGGCGCAAAATTAACCAATAAATCGAATTCAAAAATTCAAAAAACAAAGATTATCTTTGCGTAACTTTTATTACATGAAGCTTTTAATCAAGCAAGCCAAAATAGCCGACTCTTCCTCTCCTTTTAACGGACAAACTAAAGATATTTTCATTGTTGACGGTATTATCAGTAAGATCGCTGATTCCATATCAGAGCAAGCCGATAAGACCATACAGGCAAATGATCTTCATGTGAGTACAGGATGGATGGATGTCTTTTCTCACTTTTGCGACCCGGGATTTGAATACAGAGAAACAATAGAAACCGGTGCCGCCGCAGCAGCAGCCGGAGGTTTTACTGATGTGTTGATCTTACCAAATACCAATCCCGTGATCGGAAGTAAATCACAGGTGGAATATGTAGTGCAAAAATCAAGAACACTGGCCGTTAATGTACATCCCATCGGAGCGATCACTAAAAATACAGAAGGTAAAGAACTTACTGAAATGTATGATATGCAACAATCGGGTGCAGTTGCTTTCAGCGATGGAAACAACAGCGTGCAGTCTCCGGGTATCTTATTAAAAGCCCTGCAATACCTTACAGCCGTGGATGGCATTATCATTCAGATCCCGGATGATAAAACGATCAGTCCACAGGGCCTGATAAATGAAGGTGTCATCAGTACCCAACTCGGTCTTCCCGGCAAACCTGCAATTGCAGAAGAATTGATGATAGCAAGAGATATTGAGCTGGTAAGATATACCAATGCAAAAATTCACTTTACAGGCGTATCAACACAAAAGAGCATAGAGTTGATCACTAAAGCAAAAGCCGAAGGATTAAACATTACCTGCTCCGTTACCCCCTATCATTTATTATTTAATGATGAAGACCTGACCACATATGATACCAACTTAAAAGTAAATCCACCGATAAGAAATAAGGCCAACATGATGGCACTACGAAAAGCCTTACAGGATGGCAGCATCGATTGTATTGCATCACATCATATTCCGCAAAATAAAGACAGTAAGATCTGCGAATTTGAGCATGCAAAAAATGGAATGATCGGATTGGAGACTTTGTACGGCGCCGTTTCGCAGATCATATCTACAGAGAAATGTGTCGAAATACTGACCATCGCTCCCAGAAAAATTTTCGGTTTACCTATCAATGCAATAAAAGAACAGGCTACTGCTAAACTCACCTTGTTCACCCCCGACACCACATTTACTTTCGAAGAAAATATGATCCGGTCAAAATCAAAAAACTCCGCATTTACCGGAAAACAATTAAAAGGTAAAGTGATCGGTATCGTTAATGGCAATAACATTGTAGTAAATTAAATTATGCAAAAACTACTCTCCTTAAAAAAAGGACTGATCACAGGCCTAACCATGATAGCGTTAGCTTTATTTTTTTTCTACGGATTAAAAGCTCCAGTAGAAAGCAAATATCAATACGCTATCTATACCGCATATGCGCTTGGGATAGTTTGGAGTGTCTGGTCCTTCGCTACAACAGCTGAACCCTCTACCTCATTCAAAGAATATTTTTCAGCAGGATTTAAGACATTTATCATCGTTACCTTGCTAATGGTGATCTATACTGCCGTATTTTATAAACTCAATCCGCAAATATTAGAATTGAAGATCAGCCTCAATAATGAGTTGGCTTTAAAAGAGGGCAATCACACGCCAATGGAGATTGAAGACAATGCTAAGCAAATGCGAAGTATATTTATACCAATGATGCTGGCAATTACTACCTTTATGTACCTGTTTTTAGGCGCATTGATCAGTGCTGTAACGGCAGGCGTAATTATACAATTGAAAAATAAATAAAATGGATCTATCAATCATTATACCGCTGTTCAATGAAGAAGAGTCGCTACCTGAGCTGGAAGCGTGGATCGAACGTGTAATGCAACAAAATAATTATTCTTACGAAGTAATTATGATCGATGATGGCAGCACTGATAATTCATGGAAAGTGATCGAAACATTGCGTCAAAAAAACAGCAATGTTAAAGGCATAAAATTTCAACGTAACTATGGAAAAAGTGCGGCATTGAATGAAGGCTTCAAAGCTGCTCAGGGAGACGTGGTAATAACGATGGATGCAGATATGCAGGACAGTCCGGATGAAATACCTGGGTTAAGAAGCATGATCTTAAACGATGGCTTTGATATTGTAAGTGGCTGGAAAAAGAAACGATACGATAACACACTTACAAAAAACATCCCTTCTAAATTATTCAATGCGGCAGCAAGAGCCAGCTCAGGAATAAAACTGCACGATTTTAATTGTGGTTTGAAAGCATATAAAAATAAAGTTGTAAAAAGTGTAGAAGTATATGGCGAAATGCATCGCTATATACCTGTATTGGCAAAATGGAGCGGCTTTAAAAAGATCGGTGAAAAAACAGTTGAACACAGAGCCAGAAAATATGGCGTTACAAAATTTGGTTTGGAAAGATTTGTAAATGGATTCCTGGACCTTTTCTCAATCATGTTTGTTGGAAAATTCGGCAAACGTCCCATGCACTTTTTTGGATTATGGGGCACACTCTCTTTTCTTTTTGGTTTAACCGTATTTACCTACCTAACCATATCCAAATTCTTCTTTGACAAAACCGGTATGACACAAAGACCACTGTTCTTTTTTGCAATACTGGCAATGATCATCGGTACACAACTTTTTTTAGCAGGTTTTTTGGGAGAACTGATCTCTCGTAATTCTACCGAAAGAAATAACTATCTGATTGAGGATAAGTTGGGATTAGGATAGAAACACGGAGAACGCTAAGGAGAACTGATTAAAACGGATTTTTGATTTAAAATTCAAGGGATGCTTTTGCATAGTGACACAACAGAGAAAATATTAAGTGGCTTTTATACCGTATATAACACTTTAGGATATGGTTTCCTGGAGAAAGTTTATGAAAATTCATTGATGCTTGAATTTGAGTTCATGCAACTTAAAGCAATACAACAAGCCACAATAAAAGTATTTTATAATGAAAAAGAGGTTGGTAATTATTTTGCAGATATCTTAGTTGACAACAAAGTAATTGTAGAAGTTAAAGCCGGCAAAGGAGAAATAAAGGAGCATGAATTACAGGTTTCAAATTATTTAAAGGCTACAAATTATGAAGTAGCATTAATACTTCATTTTGGAGAAAGACCAACTTTTAAAAGAGTTGTCTTTTCAAATGATTATAAATAAATCCGTTAAATCAGTTACAACCAGTGTCATCAGCGATTCCATCAAATCAAAAAAAAATCATCATCATCGGCCCCGCTCACCCGTTACGAGGCGGTTTGGCATCTTACAACGAAAGATTAGCCAAAGAATTTTCATCACAAGGGCATCAGGTAAGCATCTATACATTCTCTCTTCAATACCCCGGATTTTTATTCCCGGGCACTACACAATTCTCCACAGAACCGGCTCCTGCGGATATTCATATAAAAGTCTGCATCAACTCTGTCAATCCGTTCAACTGGATAAGTGTTGGCAACGAATTAAAAAAAATGCGGCCCGATATTATTATAGTCCGCTACTGGCTGCCCTTTATGGGGCCGTGCCTTGGTACAATTTTAAGAAAGGTCAAAAAAAACAAACACACCAAAATAGTTTGTATTGCAGACAATATTATCCCTCATGAGAAGAGGATCGGCGACGAAGCATTCACAAAATATTTTGTAAAACCCATCGATGCATTCATCACCATGAGTGAAAAAGTATTGAAAGACCTTCAGCTGTTTGCACCAACAAAACCTGCAAAATTTGTAGCACATCCGTTGTATGATAATTTCGGAGAAAAAATAAGTAAAGCCGATGCCAGGAAACATTTAGCCATTGGCAATGAACAAAAGATCATCCTGTTTTTTGGGTTCATCAGAAAATATAAAGGATTGGATATTCTATTGGACGCTGTTGCCAAATTGCAAATGGCCGATTGCAAATTGCTTATTGCCGGTGAATTTTACGAAGACAGAAAAACATACGATGAACAAATAGAAAGATTAGGTATTAAAGGTGACCTCATTCTGCGAACAGATTTTATTCCAGACAGCGAAGTGAAATATTATTTATGTGCAGCAGATGTTGTTGTACAACCCTATCGCAACGCCACACAAAGCGGCGTAACTCCCCTGGCCTATCATTTTGAAAAACCAATGATCGTTACCAATGTAGGCGGCTTGCCATCATTGGTGCCAGATGATAAAGTTGGATTGATAGCAGAGCCCAACGCAGAAAGCATTGCCGAAAAAATAAAAGAATATTTTGATAAAGGAGAAGCACATTTCTTACCACATCTGGTAGAAGAAAAGAAAAAGTATAGTTGGGCTAAAATGTCGGGATCTATTATCGAAATCGCCGCTATAAATAGCTAATTTTACATTCACCTAATTTTAAGTATGATATACAGAAGCAAAGCTCCACTTCGTATTGGTTTGGCCGGCGGCGGTACAGATGTAAGTCCGTATAGCGATGAATTCGGCGGAGCCATATTAAATGCCACCGTATCGTTATTTGCCTATGCCAGTATTGAACCGATCGCAGAAAATAAAATAATTATTGAAGCGCTTGATAGAAAGGAAAGGGAAGAATATGACTTTACCAACTCGTTGCCAATAACAGGAACGCTCGATCTGGCAAAAGGAATTTATAACCGTGTACAAAAAAATTACGGACTGATCCATTCCGGATTTAAACTATCCACTTTTGTGGATGCACCTGCCGGCTCAGGCTTAGGCACTTCCTCTACCCTTGTGGTGGCTATATTGGGGGCATTTGTTGAAATGCTGAAACTACCGTTAGGAGATTATGATATTGCACACCTGGCTTTTCAGATTGAAAGAGAAGACCTGCAATTGGCCGGTGGTAAGCAAGATCAATATGCTGCTACTTTCGGCGGTGTCAATTTTATGGAATTTTACGGCAACGATAAAGTGATCGTAAATCCATTACGGGTGAGACCGGAATATTTGCATGAATTGGAAAACAACCTGGTGTTATATTTTACTGCTACCTCAAGAGAAAGTGCCATGATCATTAAAGAGCAGGTAAAAAATGTAAACGACAAAAATGAAAAGAGCATTGAAGCCATGCATCAATTAAAAGAGCAGGCTAAAATGATGAAGGAATCTTTGTTGAGAGGAAAGCTGGATCAATTTGGAGAGATACTGGATTTCGGCTTCCAACAAAAAAGACAAATGGCAGCCAATATCAGCAATAATACCATCGAAGAAATATATACTGCCGCTAAAGCCGCCGGTGCAACAGGTGGCAAGATCAGCGGTGCAGGTGGTGGCGGATTTATGATCTTTTACTGCCCTAATAATACCCGTTATGCTGTTATAGAAAGATTGAATAATTTTGGGGGAATGGTGAAAAATTATTCATTTACAAAATACGGCTTAACTACTTGGACTGTATAAAAATACATTACATTTACTCTCTTAAATATTTTAATCACCCATAATAAACTTCAATGAAATTTTTCTTTTACCTTTTTTCCATTTTAATGTTACTTAACTATAATAGTTTTTCTCAAAATGTTGGGATTGGTACCAATACTCCAAATACATCGGCTTTATTGGATATTAGTGCTGCAGACAAGGGCTTTTTGCCTCCCCGAGTTGCATTGCAGGCAACCGACAACCCTTCTCCTATTACTACACCGGCCACAGGATTATTGGTTTACAATACAGCAATTGCAGGAGTACCTCCTTACAATGTCTTGCCTGGTTATTATTACTGGAACGGAGCAATTTGGTATCCAATAACAGGAAAAGGAAATGCATATGGTGATATGCAATATTGGGATGGTACAAAATGGACAATCATTCCTATCGGAAATGAAGGAGAAAATTTAATAGTTTGTAATGGGAAACCTTCGTGGGGTAGCTGTATAAAAACGCTGACATTAGCTCCCCAAAATAATCCCAATGAAGTCTACATTAATTCTTACAGTCCGAATTCTTCTACTAGCGGTATTAGTCAATTAACAATTGCTGCCTGGACAGCCGGTGGAGTTTATTACTGGAGAGCTTTCCTGAAATTTGATATGAGTTCCATTCCGGCCAATGCTATAATTCAAAGTGCAAAATTATCCTTATACTCTACTACAAACCCAACTCAGGGAAATGGAGTTGATGCTCAATTTGGTGGAAGCAATGCATGTTACATACAAAGAGTTACCTCTAACTGGGCTACCAATACAATAACGTGGAATAATCAGCCAACTACCACTAGTAGTAATCAGGTAACAATTCCTCAATCTACTTCATCATTTCAAGATAATATTGATATGGATGTAACCGACTTAGTAAAAGATATTGTCACCTCAAATAATAATTACGGATTTGGAATAAAGCTACAAAGTGAAGTAATTTATAATGCCCGACAATATGCTTCCAGTTTTAATGCAACAGCAGAAAGACACCCAAAATTGGTTATAGTGTATACTTTACCGTAACTATTTATTAAAATTTATTTGTACTATCTATCAATGCAGAAAATAAAAGATATCATTCAATCATCTATCTCTGTAAAACAACAGATTTTACAGAACGATACGCTACTAAAAACTGTACAAGATTGCGTAACCGCAATTGTTGCAGCATTTAAAAACGGCAACAAAGTATTGTTTTGTGGCAATGGAGGCAGTGCCGCTGATGCTCAACATCTAGCGGCCGAATTCAGCGGACGCTTTTATACAGACAGAGATGCATTACCTGCAGAAGCATTGCATTGCAACACCTCTTACATCACTGCCGTAGCCAACGATTACAGCTATGATGTTATTTACAGCAGATTGGTAAAAGGCATCGGCAATAAAGGGGATGTATTAGTAGGGTTATCTACATCAGGCAATTCAAAAAATATCATCAATGCTTTTGATGTGGCTAAAGAAAAAGGAATGATCACGATCGGATTCACGGGTGATACAGGAGGAAAAATGAAAACCATATCAGATCTTTTATTGAACGTACCATCTAACGATACACCACGTATCCAGGAAAGCCATATTATGCTGGGGCATATTATTTGTGAACTGGTAGAAGAGCAAGTATTTTCTACCCCCTCCGCTCCCTAAAGGGCGAACTTAGCAGCTCACTAACTTG
It contains:
- a CDS encoding cupredoxin domain-containing protein, with the protein product MKKIHFISILLLLSAVTIINFGCKKDSTTTTVPTGGGPTEDVSISGSAFSPSVLTISKGTTVTWENHDAMSHTVTSDDGTSFNSGTLGTHGTFSFKFNTAGTYNYHCSFHSSMTASVVVNP
- a CDS encoding GxxExxY protein — its product is MLLHSDTTEKILSGFYTVYNTLGYGFLEKVYENSLMLEFEFMQLKAIQQATIKVFYNEKEVGNYFADILVDNKVIVEVKAGKGEIKEHELQVSNYLKATNYEVALILHFGERPTFKRVVFSNDYK
- a CDS encoding PorT family protein, which produces MKEKSVDHIENKMREAAENYQPVFDEENWGRMEQLLDKDNRRRRPFVWFILAGAFLVLGGGYFLYTAQVPAAVELPQASLSVNEKKQNDLQNNTDKKSADKENVVADKIIPDILPNKKDQDKITTTTTTTTTTKFPNRLVSAGKYKMTVNKNVPDDYDNPTANPDTQKNANDLSVSVTAAATDKKDDEGNVDQNNISVNDALSITSVQNDISPALNIQSKKKEKPADTALAKTAATKPKIESKKARSSFYLFASIGPDQCGVSSFTSSDPTILPKYSIGGGYQLNKKFSIQTGFNFMPKKYIALPGDYKAKPGTYWANAYVQKVKADCYVFEIPLAVRYNIVQNSKRIFYATTGLSSFIMKREDYSYYYTRGSSSYEVYQSISGNKNLFSVFTLSVGLEKKTSSVFSFFAEPNMTMPLSGIGEGSIKLYSLGVQIGAKYMFSKKK
- a CDS encoding glycosyltransferase family 2 protein; translated protein: MDLSIIIPLFNEEESLPELEAWIERVMQQNNYSYEVIMIDDGSTDNSWKVIETLRQKNSNVKGIKFQRNYGKSAALNEGFKAAQGDVVITMDADMQDSPDEIPGLRSMILNDGFDIVSGWKKKRYDNTLTKNIPSKLFNAAARASSGIKLHDFNCGLKAYKNKVVKSVEVYGEMHRYIPVLAKWSGFKKIGEKTVEHRARKYGVTKFGLERFVNGFLDLFSIMFVGKFGKRPMHFFGLWGTLSFLFGLTVFTYLTISKFFFDKTGMTQRPLFFFAILAMIIGTQLFLAGFLGELISRNSTERNNYLIEDKLGLG
- a CDS encoding dihydroorotase gives rise to the protein MKLLIKQAKIADSSSPFNGQTKDIFIVDGIISKIADSISEQADKTIQANDLHVSTGWMDVFSHFCDPGFEYRETIETGAAAAAAGGFTDVLILPNTNPVIGSKSQVEYVVQKSRTLAVNVHPIGAITKNTEGKELTEMYDMQQSGAVAFSDGNNSVQSPGILLKALQYLTAVDGIIIQIPDDKTISPQGLINEGVISTQLGLPGKPAIAEELMIARDIELVRYTNAKIHFTGVSTQKSIELITKAKAEGLNITCSVTPYHLLFNDEDLTTYDTNLKVNPPIRNKANMMALRKALQDGSIDCIASHHIPQNKDSKICEFEHAKNGMIGLETLYGAVSQIISTEKCVEILTIAPRKIFGLPINAIKEQATAKLTLFTPDTTFTFEENMIRSKSKNSAFTGKQLKGKVIGIVNGNNIVVN
- a CDS encoding DNRLRE domain-containing protein, whose product is MKFFFYLFSILMLLNYNSFSQNVGIGTNTPNTSALLDISAADKGFLPPRVALQATDNPSPITTPATGLLVYNTAIAGVPPYNVLPGYYYWNGAIWYPITGKGNAYGDMQYWDGTKWTIIPIGNEGENLIVCNGKPSWGSCIKTLTLAPQNNPNEVYINSYSPNSSTSGISQLTIAAWTAGGVYYWRAFLKFDMSSIPANAIIQSAKLSLYSTTNPTQGNGVDAQFGGSNACYIQRVTSNWATNTITWNNQPTTTSSNQVTIPQSTSSFQDNIDMDVTDLVKDIVTSNNNYGFGIKLQSEVIYNARQYASSFNATAERHPKLVIVYTLP
- a CDS encoding glycosyltransferase, with protein sequence MSSAIPSNQKKIIIIGPAHPLRGGLASYNERLAKEFSSQGHQVSIYTFSLQYPGFLFPGTTQFSTEPAPADIHIKVCINSVNPFNWISVGNELKKMRPDIIIVRYWLPFMGPCLGTILRKVKKNKHTKIVCIADNIIPHEKRIGDEAFTKYFVKPIDAFITMSEKVLKDLQLFAPTKPAKFVAHPLYDNFGEKISKADARKHLAIGNEQKIILFFGFIRKYKGLDILLDAVAKLQMADCKLLIAGEFYEDRKTYDEQIERLGIKGDLILRTDFIPDSEVKYYLCAADVVVQPYRNATQSGVTPLAYHFEKPMIVTNVGGLPSLVPDDKVGLIAEPNAESIAEKIKEYFDKGEAHFLPHLVEEKKKYSWAKMSGSIIEIAAINS
- a CDS encoding RNA polymerase sigma factor; the encoded protein is MLKKLYTLQADRSLTDIVQGCIEAKKDCQKEFYKMFYGFSMAICMRYCSNNENAMEVVNDGFLKIFRQLHNFTPVHANFEKSLRGWMKTIFINTSIDHFRRNRSDKYVSEITENESENVASDEDSINKLSYKELLETVQKLSPIYRAVFNLHVIDGLKHEEIARQLNISVGTSKSNLFKARISIQKLLKKQDQNFYERKVG
- a CDS encoding GHMP family kinase ATP-binding protein, with product MIYRSKAPLRIGLAGGGTDVSPYSDEFGGAILNATVSLFAYASIEPIAENKIIIEALDRKEREEYDFTNSLPITGTLDLAKGIYNRVQKNYGLIHSGFKLSTFVDAPAGSGLGTSSTLVVAILGAFVEMLKLPLGDYDIAHLAFQIEREDLQLAGGKQDQYAATFGGVNFMEFYGNDKVIVNPLRVRPEYLHELENNLVLYFTATSRESAMIIKEQVKNVNDKNEKSIEAMHQLKEQAKMMKESLLRGKLDQFGEILDFGFQQKRQMAANISNNTIEEIYTAAKAAGATGGKISGAGGGGFMIFYCPNNTRYAVIERLNNFGGMVKNYSFTKYGLTTWTV
- a CDS encoding DUF4199 domain-containing protein, which gives rise to MQKLLSLKKGLITGLTMIALALFFFYGLKAPVESKYQYAIYTAYALGIVWSVWSFATTAEPSTSFKEYFSAGFKTFIIVTLLMVIYTAVFYKLNPQILELKISLNNELALKEGNHTPMEIEDNAKQMRSIFIPMMLAITTFMYLFLGALISAVTAGVIIQLKNK
- the gmhA gene encoding D-sedoheptulose 7-phosphate isomerase; the protein is MQKIKDIIQSSISVKQQILQNDTLLKTVQDCVTAIVAAFKNGNKVLFCGNGGSAADAQHLAAEFSGRFYTDRDALPAEALHCNTSYITAVANDYSYDVIYSRLVKGIGNKGDVLVGLSTSGNSKNIINAFDVAKEKGMITIGFTGDTGGKMKTISDLLLNVPSNDTPRIQESHIMLGHIICELVEEQVFSTPSAP